In Cotesia glomerata isolate CgM1 linkage group LG1, MPM_Cglom_v2.3, whole genome shotgun sequence, one genomic interval encodes:
- the LOC123267989 gene encoding titin homolog isoform X2: MSDLGTDNPAFSNADECLDSNTSKNLENSHTESVQQEHKDKSSVISNGNSFVSQHYVEPSQNNSDVQYKTETRIEVPGEEEKTSNTVKTNGVNGNSNNNDVSFLNTSVTSAQINDGKKEQIEAVNLELVSMKPYTGNNLQTKGQEACELPSDPYEEYFVPVNEHRKYIRGEKLYVTKDKRTKSSYWRRIVCWTFGLTVLALALIIAILAATGVILTQEATQPLDNDHQRSLDNVNTAGSKEFIKNPPASPPPETSTFPPWQTTDESMLKTVPEAVEGSIWLDNLIWNDDLMNAKSRVYRSTAMEIENSLRDMILPVGSITVVKVYNITNSGQVMFRIGYPPTPTPEMLQESIEKRLRENSNMIGKYHLRRLNVKRLIDECQYGYLNCSGVCKFDYIHAVFNCEDDYLSDVSLDADEPNSMSNGDMVQGRGRIPDHPFEAEDHDHWMDHHYHEHEGLVTEPKINPINEPQFGSTVKLETDSKSHFEPVAEPAPEPTAEPTSKSTVESEISGEPFPEPEPKSVVPEPSVVSESEPEPIAEPSPEPVAEPTPEPVAEPTPEPIAEPTPEPSAEPSLEPIAEPTPEPSAEPNLEPIAEPTPEPSAEPSLEPNAEPTPEPSAEPSLEPIAEPTPEPSAELSLEPIAEPTPEPNAEPTPEPSAKPTPEPSAKPSLEPIAEPTLEPSAEPTPESSAKPSPEPITEPTPEPVIEPSPEPIAEPTPEPIAEPTPEPIAEPTPEPIAEPTPEPIAEPTPEQAVKPTAKPEAIAKSTEESQPKTEPVAEPTTEPEPIAEHKLTLDKSTEGPKDSELDFSKVIPVEPEQMAKSQLGSDILSKRPSEIKSETSSTPVNKFEKFDSEVSREPNFEMELSSKLTLKPDVFEDLTTIEPLPVIPLLPITDDNSLLDNSKEIHEMLPTAIPEISDHHRLIDEKSSESIRPVELENEDSTMNSPVNSSSKETESSTIIVENSTTEVNTPETHHLDFIITTPETKIQELNDSNTVNQVPDSGLPGMPDSIIKNENSLNDSVNNSMPSSNDPTMTPQSIPERIDPYLLIKQTLAAAKSNERLNSSIISSNIPSSVMPNETSENSSGGSTVVYEKTHEGMSPFLPEIIYEKDTTKKSPRLDKDEQHYPNPFEPNVEDVIMHNLDSKTDTLITLNHDVNGTQFTDLVNKINESHGAQQTETSHKEDASTVDMMTTMTTTLLNTQTNLAMTKEPVVDAKDLEVRHFDGMITGEVMNDMHVEQGNDSNANDDRLRENIGIKVADDPVNITAMLQEREQSDDPMINSQLTTFDDGKSVPLIEKDDDKSDLHNKFEENAVEDQYNDIIEERISKKIESSGLKSSKKNLLAVEPKMKSTTAKNSETTVTIDNTTLGSISDVDSAKPLLKVTTEETVKDKIDDSSKFTTETPIMPVEIQQDISTTEITEKVESTMMSNLDNIVTNVPETTTPMSLIESKMTTNQTPIMPSEFMTTEISTSEKMPQTPDSTSESTESTTESMQQDKDITTEAPKVSTVGFDNIKPVSELIFDDPEPEMYDHSKFFTTTEPALMDYTLMDKLVPEDLSEELLKIIPLDADDVTEKALMETTKVPEMQVTDTTDISMSTVEQDMSSVPRLKIVEITSVSQPPLMQNHSSIINATTVSQTQQTEQMNSRMNNLPSSHSTPDVIPVHEAIEDDEENPMIIPFSRMKNIQPLLNATTEVKEEKEGEQSKETTIHNIVSSTVATIQTSSPDEKSTSMFKFSKCNIGQFQCVNGTSRDGAYCVNLSSKCDSENDCSDGSDELNCEDEGCPGNFQCKSGQCLGRHLVCNGIVDCDDRSDEYNCEEWACHFDEFKCPNGRCIPDLWRCNGRPDCEDHRDEYSCSKSCGNDEYLCPSENWCIPQTWRCNGVSECANGEDEKLCDCSLDQFKCQTGGCVTLDQVCDGIEHCPDRSDEWNCLLANTTNLTQKNSDDDERLVPTGQPMLLKIKKFDNKHYPICADNWTKNHSDLYCRLLGYFGSETTESVEQNDLVKILRLKEVKESHYQDTTNLIAELELSDNCPSKQFVKVSCQEFSCGSLDNEGPTARLVGGTPAGEGQWSSVALLKEIKSGTACTASVLGPMHALASYSCIHKHRQSNNWEIYTGRDLQKSTQVKNIIPYPQVKYNQFLYNDDIALIQLEEPLVFSRNVSAVCLPNQQFQPRALCVTAGWGFPLNGEINLKLKFLPIPIYNSEECNATSHYAGFITKSNICAGFTGADKGTCYNDEGAPLMCASETGRWELQGLLSHHSRCSRDHPAIYSSLSPAISWLQHSIPALQNRIQ; encoded by the exons ATGTCGGATTTAGGTACAGACAATCCAGCATTCAGCAACGCAGATGAATGCTTGGATTCCAATACAAGCAAGAACCTCGAAAATAGTCACACCGAAAGTGTTCAACAGGAACACAAGGACAAGTCATCGGTTATCAGTAACGGAAATTCTTTCGTGTCCCAACACTACGTTGAACCAAGCCAGAATAACTCCGATGTTCAATACAAGACTGAAACGAGGATCGAAGTGCCTGGAGAAGAAGAAAAGACTTCAAATACTGTTAAAACCAATGGCGTTAATGGAAATAGTAATAACAACGATGTAAGCTTTCTTAACACAAGTGTTACAAGTGCTCAAATAAATG ATGGTAAGAAGGAGCAAATTGAGGCCGTGAATTTGGAGCTGGTATCGATGAAACCTTATACAGGAAACAATTTGCAGACTAAGGGTCAGGAAGCTTGCGAATTACCAAGTGATCCTTATGAAGAATATTTCGTGCCTGTTAACGAACATCGGAAGTATATCAG aGGCGAAAAACTTTACGTTACTAAGGACAAAAGAACAAAAAGTTCTTATTGGCGACGAATAGTTTGTTGGACTTTTGGACTAACGGTACTAGCGCTCGCGTTAATAATAGCTATTTTAGCAGCAA CTGGCGTAATTTTAACGCAAGAAGCAACGCAACCACTGGATAATGATCATCAGCGGTCACTGGATAATGTTAATACTGCAGGAAGTAAAGAGTTTATAAAGAACCCACCAGCTAGTCCTCCACCGGAAACATCAACTTTCCCACCATGGCAAACGACTGATGAGAGTATGTTAAAGACAGTACCTGAAGCGGTTGAGGGAAGTATCTGGCTAGATAATCTTATTTGGAATGATGACTTGATGAATGCCAAGTCGAGAGTTTATCGAAGTACTGCTATGGAGATTGAAAACAGTTTAAGAGATATGATACTTCCGGTTGGCTCGATAACTGTTGTCAAAGTTTACAATATTACTAATAGTGGTCAAGTAATGTTTAGAATTGGTTACCCGCCAACACCAACTCCAGAGATGCTTCAagaaagtattgaaaaaaggTTAAGAGAAAATAGTAACATGATTGGAAAGTATCATCTAAGAAGACTTAATGTCAAACGTTTGATTGATGAGTGTCAATATGGTTACTTAAATTGTTCTGGAGTTTGTAAATTTGATTACATTCATGCCGTATTTAATTGTGAGGACGATTACTTGAGTGACGTCAGCCTTGATGCGGATGAGCCCAATTCAATGTCGAACGGCGATATGGTTCAAGGTCGAGGGCGTATTCCCGATCATCCATTTGAGGCTGAAGATCATGATCACTGGATGgatcatcattatcatgaaCACGAAGGATTAGTTACCGAGCCAAAAATTAATCCGATAAATGAACCTCAATTTGGATCTACAGTTAAATTAGAGACAGATTCAAAATCACATTTTGAACCTGTAGCTGAACCTGCTCCTGAGCCTACGGCAGAACCAACGTCAAAATCAACAGTAGAGTCGGAAATTTCAGGAGAACCCTTCCCTGAGCCTGAACCCAAATCGGTAGTTCCTGAACCTTCTGTAGTATCGGAGTCAGAACCAGAACCAATTGCTGAGCCTAGTCCAGAACCGGTTGCTGAGCCAACTCCAGAACCGGTTGCTGAACCTACTCCAGAACCAATTGCTGAGCCAACTCCAGAACCAAGTGCTGAGCCTAGTCTAGAACCAATCGCTGAGCCAACTCCAGAACCAAGTGCTGAGCCTAATCTAGAACCAATCGCTGAGCCAACTCCAGAACCAAGTGCTGAGCCTAGTCTAGAACCAAATGCTGAGCCAACTCCAGAACCAAGTGCTGAGCCTAGTCTAGAACCAATCGCTGAGCCAACTCCAGAACCAAGTGCTGAGCTTAGTCTAGAACCAATCGCTGAGCCAACTCCAGAACCAAATGCTGAGCCAACTCCAGAACCAAGTGCTAAGCCAACTCCAGAACCCAGTGCTAAGCCTAGCCTAGAACCAATCGCTGAGCCCACTCTAGAACCAAGTGCTGAGCCAACTCCAGAATCTAGTGCTAAGCCTAGTCCAGAACCAATCACTGAACCTACTCCAGAACCAGTTATTGAACCTAGTCCCGAACCAATTGCTGAGCCAACTCCAGAACCAATTGCAGAGCCGACTCCAGAACCAATTGCTGAGCCGACTCCAGAACCAATTGCTGAGCCGACTCCAGAACCAATTGCTGAGCCGACTCCAGAACAAGCTGTTAAACCAACGGCAAAACCTGAAGCTATCGCTAAATCGACTGAAGAATCTCAACCGAAAACCGAGCCTGTTGCTGAACCTACCACAGAACCTGAGCCTATTGCTGAGCACAAACTTACTCTTGATAAATCTACAGAAGGACCCAAAGATTCTGAACTCGATTTCTCAAAAGTAATCCCTGTAGAACCTGAACAAATGGCAAAATCCCAATTAGGAAGCGATATTCTTTCTAAACGTCCATCTGAGATAAAATCCGAGACTAGTTCAACACCTGTGaataaattcgaaaaatttgaCTCTGAAGTTTCAAGAGAGCCTAACTTTGAAATGGAATTATCTTCAAAGCTTACATTAAAACCTGATGTTTTTGAAGATTTGACTACCATAGAACCACTTCCAGTTATACCTTTGTTGCCGATAACAGATGATAACTCGTTACTAGATAATTCAAAAGAAATTCATGAAATGTTGCCTACTGCAATACCTGAAATAAGTGACCATCATCGCcttattgatgaaaaatcgTCCGAAAGTATAAGGCCAGTCGAACTTGAAAATGAAGACAGCACTATGAATTCTCCAGTAAATTCTTCCTCAAAGGAAACTGAATCATCAACAATTATAGTAGAAAACTCAACAACTGAAGTGAATACTCCCGAAACTCATCATCTGGATTTCATTATAACTACTCCCGAGACAAAAATTCAAGAGTTGAATGATTCTAATACTGTCAATCAGGTTCCTGACTCAGGATTACCAGGTATGCCTGatagtataattaaaaatgaaaattcattaaatgaTTCAGTAAATAACTCAATGCCATCATCTAATGATCCAACGATGACCCCGCAATCCATTCCCGAACGAATAGATCCTTATCTACTCATTAAGCAAACTCTAGCAGCGGCTAAATCAAATGAACGATTGAATAgttcaattatttcttcaaatATTCCATCGTCGGTAATGCCGAATGAAACATCTGAAAATTCATCTGGAGGATCTACAGTAGTATATGAGAAAACTCATGAAGGAATGTCACCTTTTCTAccagaaataatttatgaaaaagacACAACTAAAAAGTCTCCTCGACTAGATAAAGACGAGCAACACTATCCAAATCCATTTGAACCGAATGTCGAGGACGTAATCATGCATAATCTTGACTCTAAAACTGACAcgttaataacattaaatcaTGACGTAAACGGAACTCAGTTTACAGACTTAGTCAACAAAATAAACGAATCCCACGGTGCTCAACAGACTGAAACGAGTCATAAAGAGGATGCTAGTACAGTTGACATGATGACCACTATGACAACTACATTATTGAATACACAGACAAACTTAGCGATGACTAAGGAGCCAGTCGTTGATGCCAAAGACCTTGAGGTACGACACTTCGATGGCATGATTACAGGTGAAGTTATGAATGACATGCACGTTGAGCAAGGTAATGATTCTAATGCTAATGATGATAGATTACGCGAGAACATTGGAATAAAAGTTGCCGACGATCCTGTGAATATTACGGCAATGCTACAGGAAAGAGAACAATCAGATGATCCGATGATAAATAGTCAATTAACAACTTTTGATGATGGAAAATCTGTTCCGTTAATTGAAAAAGATGATGATAAATCGGACTtacataataaatttgaagaaaatgcaGTTGAAGATCAGTATAATGACATTATTGAAGAAcgcatttcaaaaaaaattgagagtaGTGGGTTAAAGTCatcgaagaaaaatttattagccgTAGAGCCTAAAATGAAGTCAACTACAGCAAAAAACAGTGAAACTACCGTAACAATCGACAATACAACTTTAGGATCAATCAGTGATGTAGATAGTGCGAAGCCACTTTTAAAAGTAACAACTGAAGAGACAgtgaaagataaaatagaCGATAGTAGTAAATTTACAACTGAGACTCCAATAATGCCTGTAGAAATTCAACAAGATATTTCAACGACTGAGATAACTGAAAAAGTAGAATCGACAATGATGAGCAATTTAGATAATATTGTTACTAACGTACCAGAAACAACTACACCAATGTCATTGATAGAGTCAAAAATGACCACTAATCAAACGCCAATTATGCCGAGCGAGTTTATGACCACGGAAATTAGTACATCTGAAAAGATGCCACAGACTCCTGATTCAACATCAGAATCTACGGAATCAACAACTGAAAGTATGCAACAAGACAAAGATATAACAACTGAAGCTCCGAAAGTTTCTACTGTTGGTTTCGATAACATAAAACCTGtttctgaattaatttttgatgacCCAGAGCCAGAAATGTATGACcactcgaaattttttacaactaCCGAACCAGCATTGATGGATTACACATTAATGGATAAATTAGTGCCTGAAGATCTTTCGGAAgagttattgaaaataattccaCTAGATGCTGATGACGTAACGGAAAAAGCATTAATGGAAACTACTAAAGTGCCAGAAATGCAAGTGACGGATACTACAGATATTTCAATGTCGACAGTCGAACAAGATATGTCATCTGTTCCAAGACTgaaaattgttgaaataacTTCCGTTTCTCAGCCACCTCTGATGCAGAATCATAGTTCGATTATAAACGCCACAACAGTTTCTCAAACTCAGCAAACCGAACAAATGAACTCTCGCATGAATAATCTTCCAAGCTCTCATTCAACTCCGGATGTGATTCCCGTTCACGAAGCGATCGAAGATGATGAAGAAAATCCGATGATTATTCCTTTCAGTAGGATGAAAAATATTCAACCTTTGCTTAACGCAACAACGGAagttaaagaagaaaaagaaggtGAACAAAGCAAAGAAACTACAATCCATAATATTGTATCTAGCACAGTTGCAACAATTCAAACCTCTAGTCCAGATGAAAAATCAACATCgatgtttaaattttcaaaatgtaACATTGGGCAATTTCAATGTGTTAACGGAACATCGCGAGACGGAGCTTATTGTGTGAACTTATCATCGAAATGTGACTCTGAAAACGACTGTTCTGATGGTTCTGATGAATTAAACTGTGAAGATGAAGGTTGTCCGGGTAACTTCCAGTGCAAAAGCGGCCAATGTCTTGGTAGACATCTTGTTTGCAATGGAATTGTTGATTGTGATGACCGCAGTGATGAATATAATTGCGAAGAATGGGCTTGTCACTTTGACGAATTCAAGTGTCCAAATGGAAGATGTATTCCAGACCTCTGGCGCTGCAATGGCCGACCAGATTGTGAAGATCACAGAGATGAATATTCATGCTCAAAGAGTTGTGGCAATGATGAGTATTTGTGTCCAAGTGAAAACTGGTGCATTCCACAAACATGGCGTTGCAATGGCGTATCAGAGTGTGCGAATGGCGAGGACGAAAAGCTTTGTGACTGTTCACTAGACCAATTCAAGTGTCAGACTGGTGGCTGTGTTACTTTGGACCAGGTCTGCGATGGGATTGAACACTGTCCAGATCGATCAGATGAGTGGAATTGTTTACTAGCTAATACGACAAAtttgactcaaaaaaattcagacgATGATGAACGACTAGTACCTACTGGACAACCTATgctgttgaaaattaaaaagtttgacAACAAACACTACCCGATTTGCGCAGATAATTGGACCAAGAATCACAGCGATTTATATTGTAGATTGCTTGGATACTTTGGTTCTGAAACGACAGAAAGTGTTGAACAAAATGATTTAGTTAAGATATTGCGTTTGAAAGAAGTCAAAGAGAGTCATTACCAAGATACAACTAATTTGATAGCTGAGTTGGAGTTATCAGATAATTGTCCATCCAAGCAATTCGTTAAAGTTTCCTGTCAAGAATTCTCCTGTGGATCTCTAGATAATGAAGGTCCGACAGCTCGATTAGTCGGTGGGACACCAGCTGGTGAAGGACAGTGGTCCAGTGTTGcgttattaaaagaaattaaaagtgGTACTGCGTGTACCGCAAGTGTATTAGGGCCAATGCATGCATTAGCCAGTTATTCTTGCATTCACAA acACAGACAAAGTAACAACTGGGAAATTTACACTGGTCGTGATCTTCAAAAGTCTACTCaagtgaaaaatattattccgTACCCACAAGTtaaatataatcaatttttatacaacGATGACATTGCTTTAATTCAACTTGAAGAACCACTTGTATTTTCAAGAAATGTATCTGCTGTATGTTTGCCCAATCAGCAGTTCCag cCTCGAGCTTTATGTGTCACTGCTGGTTGGGGATTCCCATTGAATggagaaattaatttgaaacttaaatttttaccaATACCGATTTACAATTCCGAAGAATGTAATGCAACTAGTCATTATGCTGGATTTATTACTAAAAGTAATATTTGCGCAGGATTCACTGGTGCTGACAAGGGAACTTGTTAT AATGACGAAGGCGCACCATTGATGTGTGCAAGCGAAACCGGTCGTTGGGAATTACAAGGTTTACTTAGCCATCATAGCAGATGCTCAAGAGATCACCCAGCTATTTACTCGAGTCTTAGCCCAGCAATCTCTTGGTTACAGCATTCAATTCCTGCTCTGCAGAATCgaattcaataa